Proteins encoded together in one Cicer arietinum cultivar CDC Frontier isolate Library 1 chromosome 4, Cicar.CDCFrontier_v2.0, whole genome shotgun sequence window:
- the LOC140920071 gene encoding uncharacterized protein has product MKESHFWTPFCSSMVRRVNGIIKVIFTMRQMDMVAHHLMRTSISKISLHFSPLDRLLTPSKAVADAIRYAIQKQFREPIYGWSATTDIIRQDWFEKFAEKVSWDPCHNNIVKRLFEQKAAKRLSDILTKVRKKGTRPSWIGEEAWTGLQAYWEGTSFKNISNQNKTNRASTRGGAVHTSGRKAHIDVAIELSNNLQRDLLPDELFLTTHKRKNGAWVDSRAESTYGTFKKKLEEVQTQIGETSEESGKEVDGGTILKLWTESAGGRTRGRVYGTGDLSINVRQGCVSLTQHSQNPSNSMTGTSLEAERAARIRAEQIAQDAVSQAQVATKVAEEARERSKKLENDFDALKQFFGDKFDALARQSTSGSSTASHPPSHPHYDHNLDDVSLDEP; this is encoded by the exons ATGAAGGAGAGCCATTTTTGGACTCCTTTCTGCTCTTCAATGGTTAGAAG GGTCAACGGAATTATAAAGGTGATTTTTACTATGAGACAAATGGACATGGTAGCTCATCATTTGATGAGAACTTCTATTTCTAAGATTAGTCTCCATTTTTCCCCCCTTGACCGTCT ACTCACTCCTAGCAAAGCAGTTGCAGATGCCATTAGGTATGCCATACAAAAACAATTTCGTGAGCCTATCTATGGTTGGAGTGCAACCACTGACATAATTAGACAAGATTGGTTTGAAAAGTTTGCG GAGAAGGTATCGTGGGATCCTTGTCATAATAATATTGTGAAACGTCTGTTTGAACAAAAGGCCGCTAAAAGACTATCAGATATACTTACAAAGGTGAGGAAAAAAGGGACTCGACCTAGTTGGATAGGTGAGGAAGCTTGGACTGGTCTTCAAGCATATTGGGAAGGTACATCATTCAAGAACATCTCCAACCAAAATAAGACCAATCGAGCTTCAACAAGAGGCGGGGCTGTCCACACCTCAGGCCGCAAAGCTCATATTGATGTTGCGATTGAGCTT aGCAATAACCTTCAAAGAGATTTACTTCCAGATGAGTTATTTTTGACAACCCACAAGAGAAAAAATGGCGCTTGGGTTGATAGTCGCGCAGAATCTACCTAT ggaacatttaaaaaaaaattggaggaaGTACAAACACAGATTGGCGAAACAAGTGAAGAAAGTGGTAAAGAGGTAGATGGAGGGACAATACTTAAGTTATGGACTGAATCTGCAGGGGGTCGCACTCGTGGTCGAGTTTATGGTACGGGAGACTTGTCCATTAACGTCCGACAGGGGTGTGTATCGCTTACACAACATTCCCAGAATCCTTCTAATTCTATGACTGGGACGTCTTTAGAAGCGGAGAGGGCAGCTAGAATTAGAGCTGAACAAATTGCTCAGGATGCAGTGTCCCAGGCTCAAGTGGCTACCAAGGTCGCCGAAGAGGCTAGGGAGCGTTCAAAGAAGTTAGAGAATGATTTTGATGCATTAAAGCAATTTTTTGGAGACAAATTTGACGCTTTGGCCCGTCAATCAACTAGTGGATCATCTACTGCGAGTCATCCTCCTTCGCATCCTCATTACGATCATAATTTGGACGATGTGTCGCTTGACGAACCTTAG